The Terriglobus roseus sequence TTGCTGTCAATGTGCGTTCAACCAATCTACTGAACCACACCAATGCCACGGCCGTTGGAGGCGTTCTTGGGTCTCCGCTCTTCGGCCGCGCCTATGCTGCGGATCCCGGGCGCCGTGTGGAAGTGGGCCTTCGGTACAGCTTCTAGTTTCCTTTCTCATTCACCCCAAACTGCAGGAGGTCCTGCCATGAAATTAATCGCACGCACGATTCGCTTGATCCTGATCGTCGCATCGGTAACCGTGTCACTCACAGCGCAGAGCATCGCGCCGCCCAGTACTGGTCTGCTGGTGCACTATCAGTACTGGCCCGTTCAGTTCGTGCAGTGGGTGGGCACGGAATTGCCGTACAGCATGATCGAACTGGATGTCGATGCAACTGCGAAGCAGCCGCTTTACAACGTGATACTGACGGAACGGGCAAGCAGCAAGCGGATCAGCTATGCAAACTCCGACTTCCTGGTTGCTGCCGCGAAGGCGCAGGGGCAGGAGGCGTACAGGACGCAGATCGTCTTCGATACAGCAGAGGCCACTAATGTGGGCGCGACATCCACGCTTCGACTGTCGCTGGCCGATGGCAAGCCGCTACAGTGGCGCTTCGTGCAGGGCTCTGACATCTCAGAGCAAGGGGCGGGCCTCACCCCGCTGCCGCAGATCCCGATCCCCGTTTTTGCCTATCGGGAAAAGTCTGCCGTGGCGGGTGAGGGAACCGCACTGCAGATCGGCAACACGGTAAGCGCAGCCGAAGTTTGGACAGAGATTTCAAAGCCGCCTTACTTTGTCGCATACCGCGGTGCCATGTCGCTTGGTGCGCACATGACCGTGCTTGCGGCCGGCACGCAGGCCTGGACGCTTACGTCGCCTCCTGCAGATCTCAAGACGGGCCAGACTTGGGAACTTGAGGGCGATCATGGCGACCATCGCACGCTACGCATCTCTAAGGTGGACGGGACAAAGTTCGTGATGACCGGCAACGACCGCTTCGATCCGTCCACGGCCTTCACTCTCGACTGCATACGCACTGCCGATGGTTGGTCCATCGAGCGTATCCGCTACGCGCCTGTTGTCGACGGCGATAAGCATTACCTCGCGATGCAGTTTACGACCCCGCTTACGGCGCGCAGTACGTCGGGCACGGTGGAGATGATCATTGGGCGCAAGTCGAAGATGGCTTCTGCCAGCCTGACGGTAGTGGCGTCTCCAGAAGAGCGCGCCACGACGTTGCAAATGCTTGCGCCGGTATGGGCGAAGGGAAAAGGCTTGATCGAACAGACTTCAACCAGCGCATCGACCATCACCATCGTCTCGAGGCCTTCCCACTGATCGAGTTGCGGACAGACTTCAAGAAGTCCGCAGCGAAGGTCAACTACATGAGGTGCGAAATGCTTTCGACGTGGTCAAACATTTGTTAAAGACATAGGGCCGGTATGCGACACCCGATCGAATCGGTCATTCGCTGTCGTAGCGCACTTGCTGTCGGGCGCTATCTTAGGTAGATGTCATCTTCGTTTGAGCTGAAGCGTCTGGATACCGGGATCAATGGGCTGGACGATATCCTGTCGGGCGGACTACCCGCGGGACAGATGTACCTTCTGGAAGGCGACCCTGGTACCGGCAAGACCACACTTGCCATGCAGTTCATTCTCGAGGGCACGCGGCGCGGCGAAAAGTGCCTGTACATCACGCTTTCGGAGCCACGTTCCGAACTCGAACTGTCGATGCGTTCGCACGGTTGGGATCCTGCCGACCTGCCCATTGCAGAGTTCGTGCCCGAAGAGGCGAGCCTCTCCGCCGAACAGCAGTACACCGTCTTCCACCCGAGCGAAGTGGAACTCGCTGGCACCGTTGAGAAGCTCGTTTCGACACTCGACGATCTGCAACCGGACCGGCTGGTCGTCGATTCGTTATCTGAGTTGCGGCTGCTTGCATCCGATAGCATGCGTTATCGTCGACAGCTACTCGCGCTCAAGCAGTATTTCGCGGGTAAATCGACCACAGTGTTATTGCTGGATGATTTGACAGGTAATGGTCGGGATCTGCAGTTGCATAGCATCGCACACGGCGTCATACGGCTGGAGAAGATCAGCCGGTCCTATGGCGCGACACGCAGACAGATCGAGATCGTAAAGCTGCGCGGATCAGGCTATCGCGAGGGCTTCCATGACTATGTGATCCAGCGTGGCGGTGTGATGATTTTCCCGAGGCTGATCGCAGCAGAGCACAGCGAGAGCTTCGAGGGGGAACGCATTGCCAGCGGCCTGACAGAGCTGGATGCAATGTTCGGCGGCGGGATAGCGCGCGGCTCGTCGACGCTATTCACGGGGCCGCCGGGTAGCGGCAAATCAACTGTTGCAATGCAGTTCGCCTTTGCGGCGGCAGCGCGCGGGCAGCGCTCCATTTTTTATACCTTCGACGAGGTGCTACGAACCGCAAAGGACCGCGCCAGAGCACTTGGCATGGACATTGACAGAGAGCTGGAGCGCGGCACCCTGTCGATGTCTCAGGTCGATCCGGCAGAGCTTTCGCCGGGTGAGTTCATTCACCAGATCCGATCGGACGTCGATGAGAAGGGAACGCGCGTGGTAGTCATCGACAGCCTGAATGGCTTGATGAACTCGATGCCCGGTGAGCGCGATCTTGTCATGCATCTTCACGAACTGCTTGCGTATCTGAACCAGAAGGGCGTCGTCACATTAATGGTGTTGGCGCAGCAGGGACTCGTGGGAACGATGCACGCGCAGGTGGATGTCAGCTATCTGGCCGATACGGTTGTGCTGCTTCGCTACTTCGAATCAAAGGGTGCCATCCGGCAGGTGATTTGCGTGTTGAAGCAGCGTGTAGGGGCTCATGAACGCACGTTGCGCGAGCTGGTCTTTGGATCGAACGCGATCGAAGTCGGGGAACCACTGGTCAACTTCCAGGGCATCCTTACAGGGGTGCCGCAAATGTTGGGAGGGACGGAGGCCGGTGTTGACGAGAACGCTCCTCACCCTGAAGGCGGAGCGACATCAATGTTCGGAGCCTTTGCCAGCCACGATGCCCTCTAGGATGTTCATGGCCAGCCGCACGATCGTAGGAACAGCATGAGCATGGTGGTGCGAGTGATCGCACCCAGCGGCCGCGATGCGGAGTTGATTCTTGCTCTGCTGACGCAGCACGGGATTCATTCCGAGGCTTGCGCAGACCCTGTGCAACTGCTGAGTCGCGGGTATGACGTGGGTCCGTTGCTGTTGGCGGAGGAGTCGCTGACCCCCTCCTTGATTGCAGCCCTTGCCCATTTCGTGACAACGCAGCCTTCGTGGTCTGACCTGCCGATCTTAATCCTGACAACGGTTGGTCGAGACACCGAGCGGACGCGCCGGCTCGAACGCGAGCGTCTGCCGATCGGCGCTCCCATCCTGCTGGAGCGCCCCATTCGAACAGCAACCTTGCTCAGCAGTGTGCAGGCAGCGGTCCGCGCGCGCAGCCGACAATATCAAGTGCGCGACACCATCGCAGAGCGCGATGCAACTGCGGCCAAGTTGCGTGCCGAACAAGAGACCTTGCGCACCGTGCTCGACAGCATGCCCGTTGGCGTAGCTGTTGCGAGCGCCACGGGCGAAGTCATCCTGACGAATCCCATGCTGGCACACATCCTGCGGCACGAACAGCTACCGACACCTGATTTCTCGGCATACAGCGAGTGGAAGACATTTCATCCGGATGGTCGACGAGTTCAATCGGAGGAGTATCCCATCACGCGTGCCATCCGGACGGGCGATCGCGTTGCTGGCGAAGATTTTCTCTACCGCCGCGGTGACGGGACCAATGCGTGGATACGTCTCTCTGCTGCTCCGATTGTCGATGCCGAAGGAGTCGTGTCGGGCGGAGTGACAGCGGTCATCGACGTGGATCATGAGCGGCAGGCAGCGGAAACATTGCGCCGCAGCGAAGAACGCTTCCGCCTGCTGATTGACCAGGCCAGTGTTGGAATCGTCATCGGCGACCTCGGTGGCGGCCTTTCTTACATGAATCCTACCTTGCTTCGCGCGCTCGGTTACAGCCAGGCGGAGATGGAGGCAGGAGCCATCCGATGGGACGAACTGACACCGCCGGAGTATGCGCACCTCGACGAGCAAGCAATCCATGAACTTCAAACCGTGGGCGTTGCGCAGCCGTATCAGAAGGTCTATACCGCCCGTGATGGCCATCCCATCCCGCTGCTGGTCGGCGCTGTTCGCATCCCGTCTCAGGGAGCGACGGGACGCGAGGAAATCGCGGTCTTCCTGACGGACCTAAGTTCGCAGAAGCAAGCTGAGGCGGCGTTAATTCAAAGTGAGAAACTGGCAGCGGTCGGCCGGCTCGCTGCTTCAATCTCCCACGAGATCAACAACCCGTTGGAAGCTGTAACGAACCTGCTTTACCTGGCGCAGACTGAGCAGACAACGGATAGCGGACGTCAATACATTGAGCAGGCATCCCAGGAGCTTGCCCGTGTGTCGCAGATCGCGGGTCAGACACTGCGCTTTCATCGGCAGTCGACACGGCCCCGCTCTGTGACACCGCGCGAATTGATAGAACCTGTCCTGGCACTTTATGAGGGGCGACTGCGAAATGCGCGCGTGCTTGCGGTAACGGAGCACCGTGGGGACATAGCGTTTGTCTGTTATGAAGGGGACATCCGACAGGTCCTGAACAACCTCGTCGGGAATGCCATCGATGCGATGCGCGGCGATGGAAAACTGCGAGTTCGAAGCCGCGCCGCTACCGATCAGCGCACCGGACGACCAGGCGTGCGGATCACGATTGCCGACACGGGCGCGGGGATGTCACAGGCAACGTTGCAGCGAATTTTCGAGCCTTTTTACACCACGAAGGGAATTCACGGCACCGGGCTTGGCTTATGGATCTCACACGGCATCGTCGAGAAGCATCACGGATCCCTCCGGGCTCGTAGTCGAGAATCTGCAGGCTCATCCGGAACCGTATTCACCCTATTCCTTCCGCTTGAACCCGGAATTGAGGTTCAGCAAAATTAGGTCGCTGTTTGTAACGAAAGTGGCGCGGAATGGCACGTTGGGTGCTGGGCAATGTGCGGCATGAGCTGGGTCAGGAATATGCTTTCGCTTCGGCGAAAAGAGGAAAACTCTTTCTCCTCATGCCAATTTCCAGTAAACCTTTGTCGCGAATGCGCGAAAAGGATTCTAGGAGCCAACGCATGGTATTTCTTTTCCTTTGTGTGTTCGCGGTAACAGCACTCCCGGCCTTGATCGGTACCTACCTGACGTGGAGGCGGCGAGAAAAGTACACACGTCAGCACGCCGTTATGCAGAGCTGGGAACAGTCGTAGCTCTCATCCGCGTCTCCCTCACTGCGCTTCATCCAATTAATCTTCCGCACATAACTGTCTCAGCCTGTGTCAGCGCCGGTTGAGCCTGGCCAACATGCAATTGGCACTGCTTTCATGCCCATATCGGCGGGGCGCTTTGCTAGCTCCGAATGTCAGCAATTCTGGCGTCCGAAGTAGGTTGTGCGGAACGAAACATGGGTGAAATTCACTCCGCGCTTCTACCTAGTTTGCGATCGAACATCACGAAAACGCCCACTTTCCCGTGCTGGATGGCACGTTGCGTGCACATCAGTGTGCAAGGGTTAAAGGGAGAAACATGCAGAAAAAGGTAAGGATTACAGTCGTTGGTTCGGGTTATGTCGGTCTTGTTGCTGCAGCTTGTTTTGCGGAGATTGGGCATGACGTCATCTGTGTCGACAATGATCAGTCCAAGATCGATGCCCTGAAGGGCGGCGCATGCCTGATTCATGAAGAATTCCTGCCGGAGTTGCTTGATCGCCATCGCAACGGCCGCCTGCAATTCAGCGCCAACCTGGCAGAAGCTACGGCGGGATCAGACGCTATTTTCATCGCAGTTGGTACGCCACAGTCCGACACCGGCGATGCTGATCTTTCGTACGTTGAGGCCGTTGCGAGCGAGATCGCACGCCACTTAACTCACTACACCGTGATTGTTGAGAAGAGCACGGTTCCGGTCTATACGAACGAGTGGATTCGTCGCACGCTTGAGCGCAACGGCGTTGCTCGCGGTCTGTTCGATGTCGTGTCGAACCCAGAATTTCTTCGTGAAGGAACAGCAGTCCGTGACTTCCTCCACCCGGATCGCATTGTTGTCGGATCAGACCGGCAGGAAGCCGCAGAGGTGCTTTCGGCGATCTATGCACCGCTGACAGATGGCAGCTATTTCGATGGCGAGAGCGCGATACCTGGCCCGCTCAATACGAACACCCCGGCCCCAATCCTTCACACGTCCACGAAGAGCGCAGAGATCATTAAGCACGCCTCCAACGCGTTTCTCGCAATGAAGATTTCTTTCATCAATGCGGTGTCAAACCTCTGCGAAGCAGCGGATGCGAATGTTGAACAGGTCGCCAGCGGCATGGGACTCGATAGCCGAATCGGCGGACGATTCCTACGCCCTGGTATCGGTTATGGTGGTTCCTGCTTCCCGAAGGATGTAGCCGCGTTCCGCTCCGTGGCAGACGCTCTTGGTGTTGACTTCTCCTTGCTGCGCGAGGTGGAAAGCATCAATGTTGAGCAGCAGAAGCGCTTCCTGCGCAAAATCCGTTCCGCGCTCTGGACTCTCCGCGGTAAGAAGCTGGGTGTGCTCGGCCTTGCCTTCAAGGGAGGAACAGATGACATCCGCGACAGTCCGGCGATCGAACTGATCAAGCTCCTGATCGAAGAGGGTTGCACCATCTGCGCGTTCGATCCGGCCGGTATGGAGCGTGCTCAGGCGATGCTGCCCGTATCAGCAAAGATGCGCTACGCAGCCGACGCCTACGAGGCAGCGATGGAAGCGGATGCGCTTCTCATCCTTACGGATTGGGATGAATTCTGCGACCTTGATCTCAACCGGATTAAGCTCAATCTGCGTTATCCTACGGTGCTCGATGGTCGCAATCTATTTGACCCGGAGACTGTTGCTGCAGCAGGCCTCACCTATGTCAGTGTGGGCCGACCCACTGCACACCCTGTCCGAGAACTGTCTTCGGTAAAGCAAACGGCTTAAGTATGGGGGCCGACCGGGAACCTTCAGTAATCTGGTCGGCCCTTCACACTCTTCAGCATGAGTCACTCAGAGGGAGTCGTGAGGCTCTATCGCTCTTGTCGAGAACGACGGCGGCGATAGGGCCATTTCATATCGCGGGACGCGTGAGATGGAATGGCTATCGTAAGGGGCGTTATACCGACGACGCTGTCGTCTTTAAGCTGAGTTCCACCGCTCCTCTTTAGAAGTTGCATTCCATGACATCAAAACAAGACACGCTTTCGCAAGAACCGATCCTTAATTTTGCATCAAATCAGTTGCCACAGAAACGTTCTTTGCTTACCCGGGTCTTCAAAGGAGTCAGTGATTTGCAGTGCAGCGGGGGCGGACTGTTTCTCGAGGTTAATGGAGTTCATGAGAAAAGCAAGCGGTAGAAGTGCGATGAAAATGAGCGCGAGAAGGGTTCTTCGATATACAGGACTCGCCCTGTCCGCCGCTTGCGCGCTTGGCCTTACTGGCTGCGTCAAGAATGGCGGCGGTTCCGGCGGCAGCGGCAGCACGGGAGGCTCCGGCGGATCGGGGACCACACCGGCCGACTATATTTACCTGTCGCATAACTGGTCACTGACGGCAACGCCGACAAAGGGCGGAAGCACCACCCCGTACACCGTCTCTGGTGTCATTGACGAACAGCCAGGGTCGAACGCATCGCACTACGTGACCTCTGTGTTGCAGATCGGATCGCCTTGTTATGACGGGGCGAACATCGTGCCGGCGGATGGCAGCGTGAATGGTGCCCGAATTCAAACTTCGTCGTTCGACGTAGCAGGTCAGGTCATGTCGCTGGATGCCCAGAAAGACTCGACTGCGACCCACCTAACTGGCGTCTACACAATATCTGGCGGGTGCGCGAACGGTGAGGCCGGTACTATCTCCGGTCAGGCTTACGCAGCACTCAGCGGCACCTACGTAGGGTCTGTCGCGGGGCAGCCAGGGGAGACCATCACGCTGAATGTGAATCAGGAGTTGCTGGGTACGGGTGTCGGGACGTTCGTTGTGTCCGGCACCGCCAGATTCAGCGGAATCTCTTGCTTTACACAGGGGACTCTCGGAGTGACGAATGCCTATGTGCGGGGCGGTGCCGTCGTATTGCAGTTCGCAACGAATGAACCGCAAGGTTCGCAGGTGTCGCTGAACGGCACCATCGATGCGGCCGCGAAGACCTTTAACGTGACGTCAGGCGCGGTGACGGGTGGAGCGTGTGCAGCGTCACTGGGCAACATCGCTCTTACAAAGCAATAAGCGTCTGGTTCAGACAGGAAGAAAGTGTCTTAGGGTGTTGAACTGAGTTGAGTCCTCATGTGGCAAATATCGGCAAAATGGTGAAGCGGTGCCTGTTGGGAACTGTCTTGACTGGCGCCTGGTACCTTACGGGCTGCGGGTTTGGAGGTGTGCCGCTCAACGGCGCGCCTACGACTCCTACGACAAGCAGTGACAACTGGGAGATCATGGTCACACCGTCGAACGGCGTTTCTGCGAACAGGCTGTCGATGCTTTCGGGATCCATCCTGAGTAGTCCGAGTGGTTCATCAACACAAGCTCCCGCCGTCTTTCAGGGAGTATCAAGCTGCTTTGCTGCGGCGAACGTGATCCCGATGGACAGCACCATCGCGAGCAATGTTTTCCAAGGACGATCGTTTGGGGTGCAGGGACAGTACCTCTCCATGACGGGGAACTTGAACACCGCTCATGACAGCATGACGGGCACCTACTCGATTGCCGGCGGTTGCTCCGACGGTGAGTCGGGAGCCTTCACCGGAACGCGTTACCGCGCGCTGACGGGAACCTACACGGGAACGGTCTCACAGGGCGGCAACACTTACACCGTGTCCGTGACTACAACGCAAGGCGATGCCACCGGCGTTGGCAGCTTTTTAATCGGCGGCACGGCCACTTTCGGCGGCTTTAGCTGCTTCACTACTGGAACCATCCCCGTCGGGTCTGGATACATCAGCGGCAGCAACCTCACGCTGTCAGTGACCTCGAGCAATGGGGCAGTCATCCAGATGAATGGTGAGATTGACCCGGCGGCGACAACGGTGTCTTCCGGAAACCTCGTGATTACCGGTGGCGCTTGCAGTGGCCAATATGGTCCCATAAAGCTGACGCGGCAATAATGAAGAATGGTCGCGATGTTGGAGACTCAACGCTGATGCTGAACTGCAAATTTTCTCTTTTCAAATCGGATCATTCATCCATGTCACACGAGCGGTTGCTTGCGCACATGCATACGAAGCGAAAGGTGCGGGCATGTTTGCTTGCCACACTCGCCCTATTCGTAATGCCGAAGGGTTTCAGTCAGGCCATTCCCACCGCCGTGAAGAACGTGCCGCTATCGTTTTTTGGTGGAGTCTCCGGAGTCTATACGGGGCTGTCAGGTGGCAAAAACCTGAGCATCACAGCAGGCGCCGATCTCAGGCTGCGTGACGTCTTTGGTCTTGCTCCCTCGATCGAGTTGCGCGGAACCTATCCCATGGTTCGCGGCAATGTGGTCGGGCAGAAAAATGTTCTTGCTGGTCTAAGAGTCGATCGAACATTCGGGCGTATTACACCATACGGCAACATACTCTTCGGCCTCGGTCAGATGACGTATGATCCGTTGCGTGCCAACCCATCGGCGACTTTTGCCTACGCTTACTCGTCATCGAATGTCTATTCCCCCGGGGCAGGTGTCGAATTCGAGGTGACTCCGGCCTGGGGAATTAAAGCAGACGGACAATTCCAGCGATATTCGACACCCGTGAATGAGTCTGGCCATATCTATGCTAAATCGCTTACGCTGGGCGTGGTTTATCACCTGTTCGGAGGAAGCGGCCCCCGGTAGCCTCCGCGGGCATACTTCGATGCCGCTGCGGTAGCCCGCAGGTGGTGATCTAGACTACAAACACCCGTGGCTATGGGACGTGGAGTGCCGCTTGTCGAACGAGAATGCACCCAGGCTGGTGAGCTTCTACAGTCACACCAGCAGCATCAGCGGTGCCGAAGTTGTCCTGCTTTCCGTTCTGGATGGACTGGATCGCACGCGCTACGAACCTTTGCTGATCGCCCCCTGCGGGGAACTGGCGAATTCAGCGGTGCGCCTGAATGTCAAGCATCTGCCCTTCGATGAATTGCATGCGCGGTTCACAAAGAACCCCTTCCGCTTGGCGCGGTATGTTTTTCAAGCAGCAATACACATCTTCGAACTGAGGGCTCTCTTGAAAAGGCGTCGCCCTGCGCTGCTCCATGCGAACAGCATTCGCGCAGGCATGATCGCGAGTATGGCCGCTACGGGCCTAAACCTTAGAGTGATCTGGCATCTTCACGACATTTTGCCAGACAATGCGCCCGGACTGGCGATCCGTAAACTAGCAAACTCTCTATCGAGAACGGCATATCTTGCAGTGTCGAATGCCACTGCGGCCGGGTTCGCGTTTTGTAGAGAGCACCATGTGGTCACCAGAAAGATCGAAGTGATCTACAACAGTGTGGACTCCAAACGATTTTGCCCAGACGCCGACGCTCGACTGGCGATACGCCAGGAACTTGGGCTCACGGATGACGACGTAGCCGTCGGCGCAATTGCACAGATCACGCCTAGGAAGCGGCAGTTGGAGCTTTTGGAAGTCTTCGCGGAAGATCATGCAAAGGTTCCAAACGCCATTTTGTTCTTTGTGGGCGGAGGCCTCTTCAATCTGAAAAACCGGCAATATGAGGCTCGCCTGAAGGCGAGAATCGACGAACTTCGACTGGGCGACCGAGTACGTTTTCTGGGCAAACGCTCCGACATACCATCGATCCTTAATGGATTGGATATCGTCGTTCAGAATTCGGATCGGGAGCCATTAGGGATGGCCATCCTTGAGGCGATGGCGACTGCCAAGCCTGTTATCAGTACAAGCGTGGACGGGACGCCAGAGGTCATTGCCGACGGGGAAGATGGATTTCTTGTCGCGTTGGATGAACCCACGCAGTTGATGCAGCGAGTCAAGAGTCTTCACGACGATCCTGACATGCGTCGGACATTCGGTATGCGTGGCAGGGCAAAGGTGCTGACCAAGTTCTCACCCGGCGAACAAGCCAGTCGCTTGGACTCCTATTACCACGCGCTGCTGGCCGATTGATTAGGCCGACCAGCAAGTGTTAGGTGGTCGCAAGAGGGACTTCCGACGCTGTGTGTTCACTCAGGCACTCGGAGATCATCGCGAGCATCCTCTTATGAAATACAACGGTGTCGTACGTCTCGGCGTGAGCTCGGATCGCATGAGGATCCCACTCTGTTCCTTCGCAGCGTTCCAGGGCTCCTCGTAAAGATGCGACGGTTTGCTCTGCAAAGAAGATTCCGTTTACTCCTTCGCGAACCGTTTCCAGTGCGCCCCCGGCTGCGTATGCGATGACCGGGCGACCCGCCGCATTCACTTCCAACGGTGTGATTCCGAAATCCTCTTCACCGGGAACGAGCAAGGCCTTGCAACGACTTGCATAGCTCGCGACCTCCTGGTCAGAGAGTTGTCCTGCAAAACTGACGGACGGACCAGCCATAGAGCGAAGTCTTTCCAGTTCCGGTCCTGAACCGATGACGATAAGGCGTTCACCCTTTTGTGTGCACGCTTTCACCGCCAGATCGATGCGCTTGTAGGACACGAGACGGGACACAACGAGATAGTAGTCCTCGACTTCGCTGGAGATCGTAAAGCGCCCGGTCTCGACGGGTGGAGGAATGACCAACGCGTCCACGCCGAAAGCGCGACGGAGCCGCACTTTTACCGTTTCAGAGTTCGTAACGTAGTGGTCCGGCCGCAAAGCGGCTCGCTGCTCCCAGCGTTTCAGCATGAGGAGCGGAATCTTCAAGAGCAGACGCCCCAAGGAGCCGCGGCTAGTGTGGGTTATGTACTTGTCCGACCTCCAGACCCAACGCATCGGGTTGTGGCAGTAGCAGATGTGCACAGCTCCCTCTCGTCTTTTCACGCCTTTGGCGTATCCGAAACAGCTCGTGATCACCAGGTCGTACTCTCGCAGGTCGATCTGCTCGACGGCGAAAGGGTAGAGGAGAAAATAGGCACGAAAAAGCTTCTTTTTGAACGGTAAGTACTGCATCCAGGTGTTCTTGGGCTTCGCCTCCAACAGGTAGGACGAAAGGCGCTCTGGAATACTTAGCGTGGTCAGCAGGTCCGCTTCGGGGAAAAGTCGATGAATGCTCTCCGTGACACGCTCCGCCCCACCCATTTGCGCAAAGTTGTCATGGACGATTGCGACTCGGATCAAGGTCTCCCCCATACACGCCCATCCTGGCCGCTAGGCTGATTTGACGCCGCACGCCTGGGCCCTTCGGAGCAAGCCTCGACAAGTAGAAGAGTGTGACGTTGTGAATGCGTATGAATGTCTGGCCCTCGCGGCGAGTGGATCTTCAATAGCGCTTTTGCCTGATCGGGCACGCTTCTTTTGTAGCGTGCAATTACCTGACCGTTCGGAAATGTAACAGAAGACGTAGTTGGAAAGTGGCATAAAATGCCCACATTTGGGCAAATAAAGGGAGTTCCATGCCTATAATCACTCACAGACGCCGAATACTTTCCAACGAACTCGATGGAAGGTTGCCTGAGTTACTGAACGTTCATTTTCTGATTATCAAAATAAGATTTAAGGAGCCAAATTGCGCAATCTTTTGCGGACCTGCATTCTTGCCCTCGTTTCAACTGTTCCTCTTGTAGCGCAAACAGCTCTACCAGCCGACTCAATCGCTGATGCAGTCGGTGTGAACATTCACCTTGATTTCGGCAATACCGGTTACGGGATGTACCCGGACATGACAACGTCACTGCTCAAGAAATCGGGTATACGTTACTACCGCACCGGCATCACAGCCTGGAATCAGGCCGCGGTGAACAGCATCTTCAAGAACCTCGGAACTGCTGGAATTCGTGGCCTCTATGTCATCAAATCCTCCGACCTCACCCCCCAGCTTCCAGGGCTCCTCACGGCAACCGGGAATGTCGCGGGCATCGAGTACCAGAACGAGCCGGACAACGATAATAACCCCTCGTGGATTTCGCAGACTCGCACGTTCGGCCCCCAGCTTTTCACGAGCATGCACAACTTGATGCCGTCAGTTCCAGTGATCGGGCCGGCACTTGTGTATGACACCTCCGCGAGCGCCCTCGGTGTTGTTCCAATGGACAACAATAACCTACACAGCTACATGTATAACTACCCGCCGGATATCGACTATCCGCCAGCTTCCACGCCCAGCATGAATGCCGGTGCGGGACCATGCACGCGGAACGCTGCCAGTGAGTGGGTATGTTTCCCGGGGCTGAAGTACGCCATGGCAACAGCATCCGTCGATGCGCCGGGGAAGCCATTCTGGATCACGGAAACCGGCTACACGACCTCTGGTGATAGCTCGTCTGTGCCCGTGCAGTATCAGGCGGCATACTTCACGCGGCAGGTTCTGTGGGCGGTGCAGAACGGCGTTTCCAAAGTCTTCTTCTATGAATTGCTGGACGAAAGCGTGAGCGGAACCTACGGCATCGTGACCGCAGCAATGCAGCCAAAGCCGGGCTTCACTGCGCTTTCCAGTGTGATCAATCTCATGGCGGACAAGAACGCGAACTTCTCGCCCAGCAGCCTCAACTATCTGGTGTCAGGTGGTGATCGCTTCATTCAGCACGGCTTGTACGAGAAGAGTGACGGAACGTTCTATCTGGTTCTGTGGCAGTCCGCTGCCATGTGGGATGGCTCGAAGGACAT is a genomic window containing:
- a CDS encoding glycosyltransferase family 4 protein — protein: MSFYSHTSSISGAEVVLLSVLDGLDRTRYEPLLIAPCGELANSAVRLNVKHLPFDELHARFTKNPFRLARYVFQAAIHIFELRALLKRRRPALLHANSIRAGMIASMAATGLNLRVIWHLHDILPDNAPGLAIRKLANSLSRTAYLAVSNATAAGFAFCREHHVVTRKIEVIYNSVDSKRFCPDADARLAIRQELGLTDDDVAVGAIAQITPRKRQLELLEVFAEDHAKVPNAILFFVGGGLFNLKNRQYEARLKARIDELRLGDRVRFLGKRSDIPSILNGLDIVVQNSDREPLGMAILEAMATAKPVISTSVDGTPEVIADGEDGFLVALDEPTQLMQRVKSLHDDPDMRRTFGMRGRAKVLTKFSPGEQASRLDSYYHALLAD
- a CDS encoding glycosyltransferase, coding for MIRVAIVHDNFAQMGGAERVTESIHRLFPEADLLTTLSIPERLSSYLLEAKPKNTWMQYLPFKKKLFRAYFLLYPFAVEQIDLREYDLVITSCFGYAKGVKRREGAVHICYCHNPMRWVWRSDKYITHTSRGSLGRLLLKIPLLMLKRWEQRAALRPDHYVTNSETVKVRLRRAFGVDALVIPPPVETGRFTISSEVEDYYLVVSRLVSYKRIDLAVKACTQKGERLIVIGSGPELERLRSMAGPSVSFAGQLSDQEVASYASRCKALLVPGEEDFGITPLEVNAAGRPVIAYAAGGALETVREGVNGIFFAEQTVASLRGALERCEGTEWDPHAIRAHAETYDTVVFHKRMLAMISECLSEHTASEVPLATT